The following is a genomic window from Phaeodactylum tricornutum CCAP 1055/1 PHATR_bd_32x35 genomic scaffold, whole genome shotgun sequence.
TCCGACAATCGGATCCTGAAGCCCACGGCCTTTCCACAAAGTGGTACCGACGTTGCCATACCCTGGTTCTCTTCTCTCCAGTAGACGTGCCCAAAGCGGACGGTATAGGTACCAATACACCATACAAATGCCTCACCCATCATCCCCCTTTCTATATTTAAGGAACAGGCAGAACGCAGCTCAAACGCATCTGAGAATGATGCACTTGGGTCGATTTTAAAGTCTGATCATGCGTTTGTTCTCTTAACTACATCCAGTCTTCGGATATCCAGTTTCAATACTAAAACTATAGTAAAATCGCTTCCCTGTAGAGAAGCCGAAGTTTGGAAGTGTAGAAAACATTGACTTGAGCTTTCCTGGATCTTGGTGATGATGAGCCTTGTTTCGAGAACTAAGACCAAGACCCATTGTGCTTTCTGGAAGCAGTGTATCCGTCAACCCTTTCCGGAGCAAAATGCTTCGCAGAATCCCAAAAAATTTCTGTGCATCTCCCGCTTCCCTGGTATGCAAAAAATTAAGATTTAAAGTAAAGAACAAGTTGCTTTTGAGTGTATCAGTGTTCAAAGCTCAATCAGGGCATACAAAAAATGAGAAACGTATTTGCCTCAACAAACGAGGTAAAAACTGCTTTGCTAAAATTCTATCCATTCATTGGTatttcttcactgtcaacatcaaaatccgacttaAAAGACACAGGATGCATGTCCTATTGGAGTATTTTATATGATGGTGTCGTTGTGAGGCTGCGAATGAGACGAATCCACGTGTGGGGTAAGTTTTAACCCGTGCTGTGAATTTGATTTCGTGGGTCTGGTAGCATAAAAACTAACAAGTTCCGTCCTTACATCGACGGTATGGAGCGCTCGGATCAGAATTCTATAGCACAAACAGTAAATACTTCAAGTTTATTTATCTAATTTCAACGAATTCAAAGCTCGATAGATTTCTATTTATTAGTCTCGAAAACCCATCGGAACATAAAATCTTTACATTGATAATGTAAGTCGTGTTGAAAAGTTTCACGCCAAATTTTCAAAACTCTTTGTTCCCATGCACTATGCAAAAGTGGTCAAATTCTTACGTATCTTTCTACGACTCCTAAGAGCCTCCAACTATTATCCACTAGGACATATTTTTGATAGAAGGCGACAAATGACCaacgtttgactgtgaatgaagACCTCATGTACATAGGTTGTTTGGTCGTGTTTGACAACCCCAAGTAACTTCCAATCGCTCCCCACCAAAGGAAAGCCATTCTTACTGATAGACAGCTTTGCCTAGATCAGCGTAAATCAAAGTTGCTGCCACTCGCAAGAAACCTAATCATATCGAGCAAAAATGACCAGTGAGTTCCCACAGATCACCGAAACACTTGTACTTACGGTTTTTTGGATCGAGAGCTACCGGAATGAGCCTTTAGCTATAGAAAACTGAGAAACGAGGCATTCAATTTTTGCTTCCTACAAGCTTGGGATCGTGCACCAAATTGACATGAACAAGGATCGCTCGTCCTCGATCAATTATTTGATGAATCTCATAAAAAGATTTGGCGACATTTAGTTTCCGTATCCCCTACGTCAATCACCGAACATCCAGCCATGTATAGATTTCTTACACCCGTCTTGTTGGTGATAGTTATGGTGTTGGTTATAACAGACAACCACGATCACACCAGCCCGCAGCAAATTGAAGAAGTTGCGGTAGTGGAGGAAGAGAGAAGCAGTTGCGACAACTCACAACCTCTTTTCCCATCTATCAACTCGGACGCATCGATATGTCTCGACATACTGACGGACCCTACAACAGGAATCGCCTATCATCCTCCAGGTACACCGCCGGAAGGCTTCATAGAAAATCCCTCGAGGGCGCCTGGGCAGGGGGCATCTTGGATTAGGATCTTTCCGAATTCGATAGGCGTGCTAGCCGCGTTATCTAACAACATCGAAACACAAAACTTGGGTGTGCGGGACGAAGATCAGTGCTATTACCACGGTGGCCACACGCGATGCTCGTTATCGGGGATCTTCATCTcgatcgacaaagacaacaaCGTGAGTATCCTGTCACTCGGCGATGAGGACGAGCGCAGGCTCCAGACAACCCAGGTGTTTCGATCCTACTTCGGCAGCCTTGGTGCTGATACATCTACCGAAGACTTTGAAACTCGAGTTCTTTTTTCAGAGCACGGGGAGGATGTGCTTAAGCTTGATCAATCGATGTCTCAGGTGCTGGAAACTCCAATGTGGTCGACAACCGATGACTATGGTGGTTCCGGCTTCAAGACAACGTATTCTAGCTCTGGAATTTCTCAGACCGTAACATCGTTTAATTTGACTACCGGGGTGGAGGACATGGTCATGCGCTGGTATCAGAGAAGCACCACGGCCGGCCAAAAGGATGTTGAATTTTCAACGACGACCTCCGAAACATTCAACATTGCATTGACTGGACAAGACGTCGCGTGTGAGTGGACGTCTGGAGTGACTGTACTCGGATGGGGCCTCGCCAACGCTTGTCCGGGATACGTGAGCAATCCGACATGCGTTCTCATCAGCAATCTCCATTGGTCATGCATTTGTGACCAGTCGGTCGAGACTCCGTTTGTGTGGGTCAATTTTCACGATACGATAGCACAGCAGCAGTGAAAACAAAGATACAATCCCGGCAAAACAAGTAGGTCGAAAGATTAATCGTTTAGAAGTAGCACATCAATAGGTATTCATACCGTTCATTGTAAAACATTGGTATCTTTCGCGGGAGGTGACATCATTCGGGATAGCTACTAGAGCAGACGGGTAATCTACAACAGAAACCCGGAAACGAACGGAGGTGCCCCATAAATCACACAGTCAACGATGACACGATGCCACGATGACGAATTCCGTCCCTTCCGGGAGAGGGACAGGGCTCCCAACTGTGAGAAACCGAAGGAACAAGCAGCTTTACGTTAGTATCACGTCTACCTACATcccattcacagtcagcaacaCAAGATCGGCTCCCACCTTGGTTACAGAAACCAAAGTTCTTCAAAGGTTGAAGCCTCTTTGACCATTTCAACGATTCGAATACGATTTCCAGCAGCCAGCACCATTAGAAACTAAAGGAAGATGATCATGAGTGTGCGAGCCTCTCTGTCGATCGTCCTGTCGCTCACGTTGTTCACGCGCGCGGCGTCGGGCTTTACCGGTACGGCGCCATCGCGGCAATCCACGTTTTCCGGAATGCTGTTTATGAACAGcgacaacaaaaagaaaaagactcgCGCCAAGCCGCAAGGCTTTGCGGGAGCCGTCTTGCGGGACTTGCAAACCTCCCGATTTCCCTACGCCGGCGACGTGCGTCCCGGTCAACAAACACCGCAAAAGGTGGTGCTAGACGAAAGCATCGTCAAGCCGGATTACTGGCAGACGGGGGCGCCGTCGCGGCCCTCGAAACTGGCCCTCCCGTGGATGATTGAAGTCAAGAGcccggaagaaattgaaaagaTGCGGGCCTCCGGGAAACTGGCGAGGGAGATTTTGGATCTGGCGGGCAGAGCCGTTCAACCGGGAGTGACCACGGACGAAATCGATCAGATTGTGCACCAGGCTATATTAAAGGTGCGTAATAAAACCGCGTCCCGACAATTTTTGTGGCGAACAGGGGACTTGTTGGTTGTatgcttacagttagtgtgCGCTTTTCGTTTCGCTCGCCAATAATTGCATTCGTTCTGGATTTTGGTTTCAGGCTGGAGCCTACCCCTCACCACTGAATTACCACGGATTTCCGAAATCGTGTTGCACCTCCGTCAACGAAGTCATTTGCCATGGAATTCCCGACGACCGAAAGTTGAAAAATGGTGATGTCATCAACTTGGATATTACCGTGTACTTGGACGGCTACCACGGCGACTGTAGTGAAATGTTTGTGGCTGGCGAAGTGGATGAAAGCGCCCAGAAACTACTACAAGCAACCTACGACTGTTGGATCAAGGCGTGCATGTTTGTCAAACCAGGAAACGATTACAAAGACATTGGTGGTATCATTGAAGATCACGTGACACCATTGGGTTTCTCAACCGTCCGTCAGTTCTGCGGACACGGCATCGGCCAGGTACGGTTTATTTATTTTTTCTTTGAGTACGATTCTTCGCGCATTCTAGTATTTGGGATACTGACAACATGCCTTCTTACTCGTCTCTAGATCTTCCACACAAGCCCCAATATTTTACATTACCGCAACAACGAACCCAACGGCCAAATGGCAGCTGGGCACACCTTTACCATTGAGCCGATGATTTGCGAAGGATCCGCCAAGGCCCTAACTTGGCCCGATGAATGGACGGCTACAACGATCGACGGCAAGCGTTCGGCGCAGTTTGAACACACGTTGCTCATCACCAAAGACGGCGTGGAGGCTTTGACGGGCAAGAACGAAAAGTCTATGCTGCAGCTTTGGGAACGCAATTCGGAGGTACACAAGGGTATCTGGCTGGGTACTTCCAAGGCAGCGGAAGCGAGACACAACGAAATCAATGCACGCTTGTTGGCGGCATCGTAACTTGATATCGAAGTGCCCTTCAATGATACTTCATACCACCTGGGGCTCTTATACAATACACACGCACAAGAGTAGACGGAAGTAATGTGTACGCCTAAATTCTTACTCTAGCTATAGCTGGCCAAAGTAAGTTACTACAGTTGTGTGACGATCGGATCTTCACCTTTGACGTCCTTGACCGCGTAACCCAATTCCGTTACTTGGGATCGCAAGGCGTCGGCCAATTCCCAGTCTTTGGCTTCTTTCGCGGCTGTTCGCCGCTCTACCAGCTCCACCACATCGTCTGGTATTACCAAGGCTTCTTCTTGAGcagtttcttcttcttccgacaccGGTACTCGGTAGAATATACCAAACACTTGATCCATTTGCTTCATGGCATCGAGGATCCGTCGGAGACCGGTATAGTCCAACGACACTTCATCGTCACTCACTTTATTTACACGCTTGAGCTCGCCTTCGGCAGCCTTGACGAGTGAAAAGAGTGCGGCGGATGCCCGCGGCATGCTCAAATCGTCGCAAATCGCGACTTCAAAATTCTCCAACGCCGTACGGGCTACCGTGGGCAGCTCGCTGTCCGTCGTCTCGTCCACCACGCTGGCCCCGTTCACCCGTGTGCACTCTTCCAATTGGTTTTTAATCTTGTCCATACGGGCAATCGCGTTGCGAGCCGCCGTCATGGCTTGCGGCGTAAAGGCCAGCGCTTGTCGGTACTGGCTGCTGACGGCCAAATACCGGTAGGCTCGGACATCGTCCGGCGTCGGACAAGCTCCGCGCAGGGTCAAAAAGTTGCCGAGCGATTTGGACATTTTCTCATTGTCCATATTAACAAAGCCGTTGTGGAACCAGCAATTGCAAAATACGTTGCCGGTTGCCCCTTCGGATTGGGCAATTTCGTTTTCGTGGTGCGGGAACTTGAGATCGATGCCACCCCCGTGCAAGTCGATGGTGTCGTCACCAAAGAAGTGTCGGGCCATGGCGGAGCATTCCAAGTGCCAACCGGGACGACCCAGTGCAATGTCGTTCGACTCCCACGCCGCATCCATGCGGTCCACACCAGTCTTGAAGGCTTTCCACAAACAAAAATCGGCGAAATGCTCCTTATCGTCTGACTCGCCCCGTTCCGTTTGGGCCATTTCTTGGTAGTTGAGTTGCACGAGCTGGGTACCGTAACGCGGTTGCGCCTGGGTTCGAAAGTACCAGGACCCATCCGGTGTTTCGTAGGCCAACTCCTTATCCCGCAAGACACGAATCAAATCCATCATATCATCAATGTGTTCCGTGGCCCGGGGATACTGGCACGCCGGTTGTATGTTGAGTGCCTGCAGGTCATCCCGAAAGTGCTGTTCGTAGCGACGGGTGAGAGTCTGTACGTGATCGATTTTCTGTTCGTTGGCACGTTGAATGATCTTATCATCCACGTCGGTGAGATTGCACACGTGAGTCACGTGGTAGCCAAGATACCGCAAGACACGTTTGAGGACATCGTACGTGAGGAAGGCCCGAAAGTTTCCCACGTGCGCGAAATCGTACACCGTCGGACCGCACGTGTACATGGACACGACGTTCGTGTCGGCGCGGACCGGTCGGAAGGGTTCCTTCGCGCGCGTCTTGGAATTGAACAAGGACAACACAGGCGCGTCGGTAGTCGTCGGTGTGGACGTAGTCTGTAACGTGAGAATAGACGGGAACCATGGGACCCCGGGAATCGTGGGTGTTGCGCGCTGGCGTGGACGTCGGGAACCCCACGGCACGACGGGGAGCCAAGCATGCGTGGGAAGGCTCGTCCGTAAGCTACAGAGGAACGCCAAAGTTAGCGCGGGTGCGTATCGTACAATCATTGCCAGTGTAAAATGTGCGATGCCTTATACAGCTTGTGGAAGAGTTACGGAAGATGGACGATATCGAGAAAGGACGTGCCGGACGATGGATACCTCACCGTCAATCGAACGTGTATTGGAGAGCACTCATTTCATTGACGATGATGTTGTGATGTGTGTCGAATGATTTGTTTCCGGGTATCCCAAATGAAGTGTCAACGGCCAGACGGAAACTTTCGAAAGCACAGGATCAAGGACAGACACCGGCAATGCGGTGTTCGCGTTCTCACTGTCCGAGCGCCCATCACCGAGCATCGACGACCGTCGACGAACATGCGTTCTGTTGTTTGAACCGTAAAGTACGCTGTGTGTCCTGGGACACCTAGCTAGAGCGTGTACCGTTCTAGTAGCAATGAGCCACGGAGAGACAACGAGAATTCATTGTCACACCAAAAGCGTCACACCAACCGGTAACTTTCCCGAGTCAAATCGTTCGTATCCATAAAGTATCATTGTCCATTGTCCCCTGTTCCTTTGAGTCTTTTGTTATTACTATTAGCATGGCTTCATCCTCGTCGACAGCGAGCGTGAAAACCTcaccaacgacaacaccgTCTGCAACGGCGGCGTACACGTTCCGTCCCAAGTTTCAACGCCCCTTGACGCAAACGAACAGCGACAATCTCTGTCTCCCCCAACCTTCCAACGCCTTTTCGCGCTTCTTTTACATCTTTCGGATGAATAACGGATCGTACGTTCTCAACAATTTCGAACTCACCGTGTTCTACCTCGCCACCGCTACCTGtaccgtcgccgtcgcgCTCTACGGGTACGTCTTTGTGCGGGGATTCCTCGACGGCCTGCGGCAATGCTCGTTCGCGGACACGTGCACCGCGACGCCCGCCGCCGTGTGACCGGAAGAAATCACGATGGTCGCTAGACGGACCAATCACCGATCCATGCTCCACTACCGCCGAATGGAACGCCGACACACACactgtgtgtgtgtgtgtgggtgTGCGTACAGGGTTGTATGTGTTTCTACGGTCACTTTGTTGCCCACACCCAAGCCATACGTCGAAACTTACAGGATAACCATGTTAATCTCCATTATGTTACTAATGAAACAGTAAAACTATCAGAAAGTACGGTTGACACGGAATTGGTGTGTTGGATTAGAAACAGTTATTTGTACACAAGGTCTACGTGAACAGTCCACACACTTTTGTAGCCGTCTATCGCGATGACCCTTCTAGTAGTTGATCACTGTCCAGCGCGGGAGTTTCGCAGCGTATTATCAACGAATCTCCATTCGGAATGGTCACGAAATCAATCGAGTCTCGATCCGGATCGCGGTCGATACAGGATTGTAGCAGCCGCGGAGGCTCGTCCATGGGCTCTTCCGATAGCGCAAACGTGCCCCAATGGATACC
Proteins encoded in this region:
- a CDS encoding predicted protein, with the translated sequence MIVRYAPALTLAFLCSLRTSLPTHAWLPVVPWGSRRPRQRATPTIPGVPWFPSILTLQTTSTPTTTDAPVLSLFNSKTRAKEPFRPVRADTNVVSMYTCGPTVYDFAHVGNFRAFLTYDVLKRVLRYLGYHVTHVCNLTDVDDKIIQRANEQKIDHVQTLTRRYEQHFRDDLQALNIQPACQYPRATEHIDDMMDLIRVLRDKELAYETPDGSWYFRTQAQPRYGTQLVQLNYQEMAQTERGESDDKEHFADFCLWKAFKTGVDRMDAAWESNDIALGRPGWHLECSAMARHFFGDDTIDLHGGGIDLKFPHHENEIAQSEGATGNVFCNCWFHNGFVNMDNEKMSKSLGNFLTLRGACPTPDDVRAYRYLAVSSQYRQALAFTPQAMTAARNAIARMDKIKNQLEECTRVNGASVVDETTDSELPTVARTALENFEVAICDDLSMPRASAALFSLVKAAEGELKRVNKVSDDEVSLDYTGLRRILDAMKQMDQVFGIFYRVPVSEEEETAQEEALVIPDDVVELVERRTAAKEAKDWELADALRSQVTELGYAVKDVKGEDPIVTQL
- a CDS encoding predicted protein codes for the protein MYRFLTPVLLVIVMVLVITDNHDHTSPQQIEEVAVVEEERSSCDNSQPLFPSINSDASICLDILTDPTTGIAYHPPGTPPEGFIENPSRAPGQGASWIRIFPNSIGVLAALSNNIETQNLGVRDEDQCYYHGGHTRCSLSGIFISIDKDNNVSILSLGDEDERRLQTTQVFRSYFGSLGADTSTEDFETRVLFSEHGEDVLKLDQSMSQVLETPMWSTTDDYGGSGFKTTYSSSGISQTVTSFNLTTGVEDMVMRWYQRSTTAGQKDVEFSTTTSETFNIALTGQDVACEWTSGVTVLGWGLANACPGYVSNPTCVLISNLHWSCICDQSVETPFVWVNFHDTIAQQQ
- a CDS encoding predicted protein; amino-acid sequence: MNSDNKKKKTRAKPQGFAGAVLRDLQTSRFPYAGDVRPGQQTPQKVVLDESIVKPDYWQTGAPSRPSKLALPWMIEVKSPEEIEKMRASGKLAREILDLAGRAVQPGVTTDEIDQIVHQAILKAGAYPSPLNYHGFPKSCCTSVNEVICHGIPDDRKLKNGDVINLDITVYLDGYHGDCSEMFVAGEVDESAQKLLQATYDCWIKACMFVKPGNDYKDIGGIIEDHVTPLGFSTVRQFCGHGIGQIFHTSPNILHYRNNEPNGQMAAGHTFTIEPMICEGSAKALTWPDEWTATTIDGKRSAQFEHTLLITKDGVEALTGKNEKSMLQLWERNSEVHKGIWLGTSKAAEARHNEINARLLAAS